A single Vulcanisaeta distributa DSM 14429 DNA region contains:
- a CDS encoding gamma carbonic anhydrase family protein translates to MPIVRVGDKVPRIGRNVFIASTAYVIGDVVIGDNVSIWPHAVIRGDEDSIVIGDNSNIQDGAVIHTDVGFPARIGRGVTIGHRAIVHGATVEDEVIIGMGAIVLNGAVIGSGSIVGAGAVVTQGTKIPPNSIVVGVPAKVVRQATDADREYIRNNYQAYLRLARMYMDNGVNL, encoded by the coding sequence ATGCCAATCGTGAGGGTTGGGGATAAGGTACCGAGGATTGGTAGGAACGTCTTCATAGCGAGTACGGCCTACGTAATTGGGGACGTGGTTATTGGGGATAATGTGAGTATCTGGCCTCACGCGGTCATTAGGGGTGATGAGGACAGTATTGTGATTGGGGATAACTCAAATATTCAGGATGGCGCGGTGATACATACGGATGTTGGGTTTCCCGCTAGGATTGGTCGTGGCGTAACAATTGGGCATAGGGCAATTGTTCACGGAGCCACTGTGGAAGATGAGGTGATAATTGGTATGGGCGCCATTGTGCTAAATGGCGCGGTGATTGGTAGTGGGAGTATTGTTGGGGCTGGCGCTGTTGTTACCCAGGGAACTAAGATACCGCCTAACAGCATCGTTGTTGGTGTGCCGGCTAAGGTCGTTAGGCAGGCCACGGATGCCGATAGGGAGTACATTAGGAATAATTACCAGGCCTATCTCAGGCTTGCGAGGATGTACATGGACAATGGAGTTAACCTATAA
- a CDS encoding glycosyltransferase family 4 protein: protein MTCISLITDGIDGITGPIRVAYLLGRFLIGLGVDVNVVSPYVREDVRRDFEYVGIKVRDLGIKPLLPGQAGHLSIWLINGVKGLINYGDDCLSINLSFELPIPSTVFYAQGYVGDLLRDLSQVFPIYYRLSYYIALPLINTADSTYHRALSFSKYVIANSRYSAEAVMSRGVRVWGVINPPVDTELFKPVPNPTQDYVLTYVGKETQFDVLKAMANAGIRIVAFGSKVPWMPRWFIKHQNIDYRGRVSDDELARLYANARFTVFPFIHEPFGYVPVESMACGTPVLTYDKQGPGETVINNETGWLVRGPEDLIRLAIKLWFNGYDESMRIKARERAMAFSVTKIINEWLGIINRSIHSRDEDKNNKELEY, encoded by the coding sequence ATGACATGCATATCATTAATAACCGACGGCATTGATGGCATCACGGGCCCCATACGGGTCGCCTACTTACTTGGCCGTTTCCTCATTGGGCTGGGCGTTGACGTTAATGTGGTTTCTCCATACGTGAGGGAGGATGTGAGGAGGGATTTTGAATACGTTGGTATCAAAGTAAGGGACTTGGGAATTAAGCCCCTGCTCCCTGGCCAGGCTGGGCATCTCTCGATATGGTTAATAAATGGTGTAAAGGGGTTGATTAATTACGGCGATGATTGTTTATCAATCAATCTATCCTTCGAATTACCAATACCATCAACCGTATTCTACGCACAGGGCTACGTGGGTGATCTACTCAGGGATTTAAGCCAGGTATTCCCCATTTACTATAGATTGAGTTATTACATCGCGCTACCGTTGATTAATACAGCTGATTCCACCTACCATAGGGCTCTTTCATTCTCTAAATACGTAATAGCTAACTCGAGATATTCAGCGGAGGCCGTAATGTCGAGGGGCGTTAGGGTTTGGGGCGTGATAAACCCACCCGTGGATACGGAATTATTCAAGCCCGTGCCCAACCCCACACAGGATTATGTATTAACCTACGTGGGTAAGGAAACCCAGTTTGACGTATTGAAGGCCATGGCCAACGCTGGAATTAGGATAGTGGCCTTTGGCTCTAAGGTTCCCTGGATGCCGCGCTGGTTCATTAAGCATCAGAACATTGATTATAGGGGTAGGGTTAGCGATGATGAGTTGGCTAGGTTATACGCCAACGCCAGGTTCACAGTTTTCCCATTCATACATGAACCGTTTGGGTATGTACCTGTTGAGTCCATGGCGTGTGGAACCCCGGTCCTTACCTATGATAAGCAGGGGCCTGGTGAGACGGTCATTAATAATGAGACGGGTTGGTTGGTGAGAGGTCCGGAGGATCTTATTAGGCTGGCGATTAAGTTGTGGTTTAATGGTTATGATGAATCAATGAGGATTAAGGCTAGGGAGAGGGCTATGGCGTTCAGCGTTACTAAGATAATCAATGAATGGCTAGGTATAATTAATAGGTCTATTCATAGTAGGGACGAGGATAAAAATAATAAGGAACTAGAATATTGA
- a CDS encoding phosphoglucomutase: MSSKLTFHFGTDGVRGVIDEEFTDFLVAVLAESTFRYWSSKYGLHKVFVSFDARRKSRDFAHIVASVAVNHGLDVVMVNKPTPTPTAAWFGSRFGFDLTIQITASHNPPIYNGFKVITNKGSPAQEEDTDEIERLYSNEYEDINRSVKTLELRPIPTVDPAPEYINYVYESVIKMFKPRSRFKIIIDPIYATSIGYTSEVLRRLGMEVTEIHNNYDPSFGGRDPNPEPQNIPELIQEVTAGKYDIGISHDGDSDRIALVDRVHGYLSANDILPIVVERLASASMIKRGIVRTVSTTHILDNIAAKYGFKVVEVPVGVKYVARAILSGEADMGGEESGGLVYSWHIPDKDGIYTASLIVAMASEYGGLTNLISDVRSKYGRAYFKRVDLDMRNSKKFVSDNRETLLKMLSSLGPSPRPITIDGVKVVFGDGSWILIRGSGTEPKLRIYSEALSMGRVEELINNAIDIVNKLLRQ; the protein is encoded by the coding sequence ATGAGCAGTAAACTCACATTTCACTTCGGAACAGACGGTGTTAGGGGTGTAATTGATGAGGAATTCACGGATTTCCTCGTGGCTGTTCTTGCTGAGTCCACCTTTCGTTATTGGTCGAGTAAATACGGGCTTCATAAGGTCTTCGTTAGCTTTGATGCGAGGAGGAAGTCCAGGGATTTCGCGCACATTGTGGCTAGTGTGGCCGTGAATCACGGCTTGGATGTGGTGATGGTTAACAAGCCAACACCAACACCGACAGCCGCCTGGTTTGGTTCTCGCTTTGGTTTTGACCTCACAATACAGATCACCGCAAGCCACAACCCACCAATATACAACGGCTTCAAGGTAATAACGAACAAAGGATCGCCAGCCCAGGAGGAGGACACAGACGAGATAGAGAGGCTTTATAGTAATGAGTATGAGGATATCAACAGGTCAGTCAAAACACTTGAATTAAGGCCGATACCGACGGTGGACCCAGCCCCTGAGTACATTAACTATGTTTATGAGAGTGTGATCAAGATGTTTAAGCCCAGGAGTAGGTTTAAGATCATTATTGACCCCATATACGCAACATCAATAGGCTATACAAGCGAGGTTTTGCGGAGACTCGGCATGGAGGTTACGGAGATACATAATAATTACGACCCAAGCTTTGGAGGTAGGGATCCAAACCCAGAGCCGCAGAACATACCCGAGCTTATCCAGGAGGTTACGGCTGGTAAGTACGACATTGGCATCTCGCATGATGGTGACTCTGACAGGATAGCCCTCGTTGATAGGGTTCACGGGTACTTAAGTGCCAATGATATTCTGCCGATAGTCGTTGAGAGGTTGGCATCGGCATCAATGATTAAGAGGGGTATTGTTAGGACGGTATCCACGACGCACATATTAGATAACATAGCTGCTAAGTATGGGTTTAAGGTCGTTGAGGTTCCCGTGGGTGTTAAGTACGTGGCCAGGGCAATACTGAGTGGTGAGGCTGACATGGGTGGTGAGGAGAGTGGGGGCCTTGTTTATTCATGGCATATACCCGATAAGGACGGTATATACACGGCATCCTTAATAGTAGCCATGGCGTCCGAGTACGGAGGCCTAACGAACTTAATAAGTGATGTCAGGAGTAAGTATGGCAGGGCCTACTTCAAGAGGGTTGACCTTGATATGAGGAATTCGAAAAAGTTCGTAAGTGATAACAGGGAGACACTCCTCAAAATGCTGAGTTCACTGGGTCCAAGCCCAAGGCCCATAACCATTGATGGTGTTAAGGTTGTCTTTGGTGATGGTTCCTGGATCCTAATCAGGGGTAGCGGCACAGAGCCTAAGCTGAGGATATACAGCGAGGCCCTGAGCATGGGTAGGGTTGAGGAGTTAATAAATAATGCAATAGACATTGTTAATAAATTATTAAGGCAGTAA
- a CDS encoding M42 family metallopeptidase produces the protein MSSQEFIDLLRRLSEAFGPSGFEDEVRDLVIKELEPYVDDLMVDKWGNVIGVRYGSRRDLKAMVAAHIDEIGLLIDNIDKNGFLRFRAIGGWNEVTLVGQRVIIKTVDGKKIKGVIGSRPPHVTPPGKEREAPELKDLFIDIGASSDDEVRKLGVRVGSVAVLDRDFEVLNGGIVTGKAFDDRVGVAVMLWAARQLRGSEVTVYFVATVQEEVGLRGAQIAADRVYPDFAIALDTTIAADVPGVNEREFVTRVGKGPAIKVMDGGRGNVFIAHPALTNFLVSVAEDLKIPYQLEVLIGGTTDALGIAFRRDGIPATTISIPTRYVHSPVELLSINDALNASRLLAEALARADEKLVQSLREKMIKVKST, from the coding sequence ATGAGCTCGCAGGAGTTTATAGACCTACTCAGGAGGTTGAGTGAGGCCTTTGGGCCTTCGGGTTTTGAGGATGAGGTTAGGGACCTGGTTATTAAGGAGTTGGAGCCTTACGTCGATGATTTAATGGTTGATAAGTGGGGTAATGTGATTGGGGTTCGGTACGGGAGTAGGAGGGACTTGAAGGCCATGGTTGCTGCGCACATTGATGAGATTGGGCTATTAATCGATAATATTGATAAGAATGGGTTCTTACGATTCAGGGCAATTGGTGGTTGGAATGAAGTGACGTTGGTTGGGCAGAGAGTCATTATTAAGACTGTTGACGGTAAGAAGATCAAGGGCGTCATCGGTAGTAGGCCGCCTCACGTTACACCACCTGGCAAGGAGAGGGAGGCCCCTGAACTCAAGGACCTATTCATAGACATTGGAGCGTCAAGCGATGATGAGGTTAGGAAACTGGGTGTTAGGGTTGGTTCCGTGGCTGTCCTCGATAGGGATTTCGAGGTACTTAACGGGGGTATTGTCACGGGTAAGGCGTTTGATGATAGGGTTGGTGTGGCCGTGATGTTGTGGGCTGCGAGGCAGTTAAGAGGCAGTGAGGTTACCGTGTACTTCGTGGCCACGGTTCAGGAGGAGGTTGGTCTTAGGGGTGCTCAGATCGCTGCTGATAGGGTCTACCCGGACTTCGCGATTGCCCTTGATACTACGATTGCGGCCGACGTGCCTGGCGTCAATGAGCGTGAGTTCGTGACTAGGGTTGGTAAGGGACCAGCGATTAAGGTTATGGATGGTGGTAGGGGCAATGTGTTCATTGCCCATCCGGCATTAACGAACTTCCTTGTGTCTGTTGCCGAGGATTTGAAGATACCATATCAACTGGAGGTGTTGATTGGCGGTACGACGGATGCCCTGGGGATCGCCTTTAGGAGGGATGGCATACCGGCGACCACGATATCAATACCCACTAGGTATGTTCATAGCCCCGTGGAGTTGCTGAGCATTAATGATGCGCTCAACGCATCCAGGTTACTGGCCGAGGCGCTGGCTAGGGCTGATGAGAAGTTAGTTCAAAGCCTAAGGGAGAAGATGATCAAGGTTAAGTCGACCTAG
- a CDS encoding NCS2 family permease codes for MSLINWLIPPTVTNVNPRREVLAGLTTFLTMAYILFVNPTIVGDGFELALMHVLGTNTLSAQYQALVYTVKLGVAAGTAIAASLGTLFMAFYARLPFAMAPGMGENSFIAYSVIPAFTTVLLGMGIVGPQAAVIALMTAITAVFIDGLIFLFTAWSGIRERIVKSISPNLSIGISVGIGLFITFIGLSLGGFVIPGSGTPVTFNTRAFVTPSSILAFVGLILAIYLYIRRVPGAFLITIVTITLVSLGLGLVKPPSTLVQPPMFTTSIIPNFPNNIEWWFRLVSLAFPVAFSLWMIEFFDGIGTIVGLSNRAGLVDDSGRPINIGRALYADAIGTIIGALAGTTTTVIYVESASGIESGGRTGLTSLVTGLLFLAFLPLGPIVVMIPDCATAPVLILVGLMFVSLIPRINFNDLTEAIPAFVAMISIPLTYSIATGIGLAFITYTLTKLVTGKFREISVTTLIITLIFILYFVAMVPMLNP; via the coding sequence GTGTCATTAATCAATTGGTTAATACCACCAACGGTTACTAACGTCAATCCCAGGAGGGAAGTTTTAGCCGGGTTGACTACGTTTCTAACAATGGCGTACATATTATTCGTGAACCCAACGATAGTTGGTGATGGGTTTGAACTAGCCCTAATGCATGTGCTGGGTACGAACACATTAAGTGCGCAGTACCAGGCGTTGGTTTACACAGTAAAACTAGGCGTTGCGGCAGGCACGGCAATCGCGGCCTCCCTTGGAACACTATTCATGGCGTTCTACGCGAGATTACCCTTCGCGATGGCCCCTGGTATGGGTGAGAACTCCTTCATTGCGTATTCCGTGATCCCAGCCTTCACAACGGTGCTACTCGGCATGGGCATTGTCGGTCCTCAGGCGGCTGTGATAGCATTGATGACCGCGATAACTGCCGTGTTCATTGATGGCTTAATATTCCTATTCACTGCATGGTCAGGGATTAGGGAGAGGATCGTTAAGTCAATATCGCCCAACTTATCCATTGGTATCAGCGTTGGTATCGGATTATTCATAACGTTCATAGGGCTCTCACTGGGCGGTTTCGTAATACCGGGTAGCGGTACGCCTGTTACCTTCAATACGAGGGCCTTTGTAACACCATCATCAATACTCGCCTTTGTGGGTCTCATACTCGCGATATACCTCTACATTAGAAGGGTGCCTGGCGCATTCCTGATAACTATAGTCACGATAACCCTGGTAAGCCTTGGGCTTGGCTTGGTTAAGCCTCCATCAACTCTAGTTCAGCCACCAATGTTCACCACGTCAATAATACCCAACTTCCCCAACAACATTGAGTGGTGGTTTAGGCTTGTAAGTCTAGCCTTTCCCGTGGCCTTCTCACTGTGGATGATCGAGTTCTTTGATGGTATAGGCACAATAGTGGGCTTATCCAACAGGGCCGGCCTGGTTGATGACAGTGGTAGGCCCATTAATATAGGGAGGGCGTTGTATGCGGACGCCATTGGCACTATTATTGGCGCATTGGCTGGCACCACGACAACGGTCATTTACGTGGAATCGGCATCCGGAATAGAGAGTGGTGGGAGGACTGGGTTAACGTCGCTCGTGACTGGGTTATTATTCCTCGCGTTCCTACCGCTAGGGCCCATAGTGGTTATGATACCCGACTGCGCAACGGCGCCAGTACTAATACTGGTGGGTTTGATGTTTGTGTCGTTAATACCAAGGATAAACTTTAACGACCTAACCGAGGCGATACCGGCCTTTGTGGCTATGATAAGCATACCACTTACTTACAGCATAGCCACGGGCATCGGCCTAGCCTTCATAACATATACACTGACCAAGCTCGTTACTGGCAAATTCCGCGAGATCTCAGTTACGACATTAATAATAACGTTGATATTTATCCTCTACTTCGTTGCAATGGTCCCAATGCTTAACCCATGA
- a CDS encoding M1 family metallopeptidase, whose protein sequence is MSLGVELYVVELRFRFGDLTYEGVVDVHVSSVGDLLLNAVDLGIRSVEVDGRPVDYSYDGRVLRVRGPISGVVRVLFNGRVGDRLLGIYRAPYRDGYMITTQFEPTGARYFIPCVDNPAAKARFRVRVLVDGDYDVIFNTPPVRVYWDGPWKVFEFAETPRISTYLLYLGIGRFFESRDRVGNVDVIFATPLKDRVEDGRFALDVAKGVLEFYSGYFGIPYPLPKLHLIHVPEFAAGAMENWGAITFRETALLVGRGSTELTRRRVAEVVAHEIAHQWFGNLVTMRWWDDLWLNESFATFMSYKAMDRLFPGWGVWYRFLADETVGSMLRDSLVSTHPVHVPISSEEEAFEIFDDISYGKGASLLRMLENYVGEEEFRKGLSNYLRKYAYSNATEDDLWSSIEEVSGKPVTKVMKAWVDKPGHPVIVVEEPGKGITLRQSRFILSGNTADTWPIPIVYRFNGAVNTVLMEHDTLTLSVSSASLFLNVNGSGYYRVRYTDWSRALSNASNHFERWSVINDAYAHLLQGSISLSEYLSLVRSVSDIVNYLITTTVITQLGTLYSIKPSAVKEVFTEYLRAQSTLLEGVSGMDDVRELVLSRRALVDEDYAMSIAGLIRDYQGLSPVMRQAVVNAYAVVGERPFETLRGLYRTLVSDEDRNRVLAAMLSVTDRDEYRKSLDFLMSGEVKRQDLQFFTVGSRNPYVRDINLGWLMNNYKRFIEAYGDPGVLSRVFTYSIPFIGLGQEDEVERFLLGLNIQGIEMGVKAGLELMRVYSRLLHSI, encoded by the coding sequence GTGTCGCTTGGTGTTGAGTTGTACGTGGTTGAGCTTAGGTTTAGGTTTGGGGATTTGACGTATGAGGGTGTTGTGGATGTTCATGTTAGTTCTGTGGGTGATTTATTGCTTAATGCTGTTGATCTTGGTATTAGGTCTGTTGAGGTTGATGGTAGGCCTGTTGATTATTCCTACGATGGTAGGGTTTTGAGGGTTCGGGGTCCCATTAGTGGTGTTGTTAGGGTTTTGTTTAATGGTAGGGTTGGTGATAGGTTGTTGGGTATTTATAGGGCTCCGTATAGGGACGGCTACATGATAACGACGCAGTTCGAGCCCACGGGCGCTAGGTACTTCATACCCTGTGTTGATAACCCTGCTGCTAAGGCTAGGTTTAGGGTTCGGGTCTTGGTTGATGGTGATTACGACGTGATATTCAACACGCCGCCTGTTAGGGTTTACTGGGATGGTCCCTGGAAGGTCTTTGAGTTTGCGGAGACCCCCAGGATATCCACATACCTCCTCTACCTGGGCATTGGTAGGTTCTTTGAGTCCAGGGATAGGGTTGGTAATGTTGACGTAATCTTCGCCACGCCACTTAAGGATAGGGTTGAGGATGGTAGGTTTGCGCTTGATGTTGCTAAGGGCGTGCTTGAATTCTACAGTGGTTACTTCGGGATACCGTACCCACTGCCCAAGCTTCATTTGATTCACGTTCCTGAGTTTGCGGCTGGGGCTATGGAGAATTGGGGCGCCATTACGTTCAGGGAGACCGCACTGCTGGTGGGTAGGGGTAGTACTGAGTTGACTAGGAGGAGGGTTGCCGAGGTTGTTGCCCATGAGATTGCCCATCAATGGTTTGGTAACTTGGTCACGATGCGTTGGTGGGATGACCTCTGGCTTAATGAGTCCTTCGCCACATTCATGAGTTATAAGGCCATGGATAGGCTCTTCCCAGGGTGGGGTGTTTGGTATAGGTTCCTGGCTGACGAGACGGTCGGCTCCATGCTCAGGGACTCATTGGTAAGTACGCACCCCGTCCACGTACCCATTAGTAGTGAGGAGGAGGCCTTTGAGATATTTGATGATATTAGCTATGGCAAGGGCGCCTCACTCCTTAGGATGCTTGAGAACTACGTTGGCGAGGAGGAGTTCAGGAAGGGCCTTAGTAATTACCTCAGGAAGTACGCATACTCAAACGCCACCGAGGATGACCTGTGGAGTAGTATTGAGGAGGTTAGTGGTAAGCCAGTGACCAAGGTCATGAAGGCCTGGGTTGATAAGCCAGGGCACCCGGTCATAGTCGTTGAGGAGCCAGGCAAGGGCATTACGCTTAGGCAGTCAAGGTTCATACTCAGTGGTAATACCGCAGATACCTGGCCCATACCCATTGTTTATAGGTTTAATGGTGCGGTGAATACCGTACTCATGGAGCACGATACATTAACGCTCAGCGTGTCGTCAGCATCCCTGTTCCTGAATGTTAATGGTAGTGGTTATTACAGGGTTAGGTACACTGATTGGTCCAGGGCATTGAGCAATGCGTCTAATCACTTCGAGAGGTGGAGTGTGATAAATGATGCCTATGCCCACCTGCTTCAGGGCTCCATTAGCCTAAGTGAGTACCTGAGCCTGGTTAGGTCCGTGAGCGACATAGTTAATTACCTAATTACGACAACTGTAATAACCCAACTGGGTACCTTATACTCGATAAAGCCCTCGGCCGTTAAGGAGGTATTCACGGAGTACCTGAGGGCCCAGAGCACATTGCTTGAGGGTGTCTCGGGAATGGATGATGTTAGGGAGTTGGTGCTTTCCCGCCGTGCATTGGTTGATGAGGATTACGCAATGTCAATAGCCGGTTTAATTAGGGATTACCAGGGCCTGAGCCCCGTCATGAGGCAGGCCGTCGTCAACGCCTACGCGGTGGTTGGTGAGAGACCCTTCGAGACCCTTAGGGGGCTTTACAGGACGTTAGTGTCCGATGAGGATAGGAATAGGGTGTTGGCTGCCATGCTGAGCGTTACCGATAGGGATGAGTATAGGAAGTCCCTGGACTTCCTGATGTCAGGTGAGGTTAAGAGGCAGGATCTTCAATTCTTCACGGTTGGCTCCAGGAACCCGTATGTACGTGACATAAACTTAGGGTGGCTAATGAATAATTATAAACGCTTCATAGAGGCCTATGGGGACCCCGGCGTATTGTCTAGGGTATTTACGTACTCAATACCATTCATAGGCCTTGGTCAGGAGGATGAGGTGGAGAGGTTTCTATTGGGGTTGAATATACAGGGTATTGAGATGGGGGTTAAGGCTGGTCTTGAGCTTATGAGGGTATATTCACGCCTACTTCATAGTATTTAA
- a CDS encoding AAA family ATPase: MSKEQVNVELYVRDFSVFEETRLMLKPLTILIGRNSVGKSHLLYLIWLLMRLEPNVPALVEVDENLRKMIMGLKEAVFKGEDELRKAIISIIREIIRGYSYFLTESFKKTFGVGSVELSRNKQMKILVQGSDKCKIEFKLLENKIETSYIECEDLFNNINVGRLEKLGLKELEMENNRFIVLWSESESCRFAAGVRLDTNNIMFNYISLNSIVKYTVSACFEPWFLGDDYVDFFVDGRAGLIRSIMKPQVKIEGLLEPDEVFRYKYFKMMEGAYGGIKGIELIRDFLNELGVRDIKVEFERGLYVPYVVTWNGYVIPLDIAPSGVRESLLPVLSLINGESRVVIIEEPEAHLHPRAITRLARVIARAVNRGKWVILSTHSDYLLYGLSNLIEASGLSDEELKRRGLDRSDVLSPDKVAVYLVKAEPEKSASVLERIPVSIDGIEEEEFSKVATELAEESSLIRSMKARS, from the coding sequence ATGAGTAAAGAGCAGGTAAACGTCGAGTTATACGTAAGGGACTTCTCGGTATTCGAAGAGACGAGATTAATGCTGAAGCCACTCACCATATTGATAGGTAGGAATAGCGTGGGGAAGAGCCATTTATTATACCTAATTTGGCTACTAATGAGGCTTGAACCAAACGTACCAGCCTTAGTCGAGGTTGATGAAAACCTGCGCAAAATGATAATGGGCCTAAAGGAGGCGGTATTCAAGGGTGAGGATGAGTTACGTAAGGCAATAATCAGTATTATTAGGGAAATAATTCGGGGATACTCATATTTCCTAACCGAATCCTTCAAGAAAACCTTTGGGGTAGGATCGGTAGAGCTTTCGAGAAATAAGCAGATGAAGATATTGGTGCAGGGAAGCGATAAATGCAAAATTGAATTTAAGCTTTTAGAGAATAAGATTGAGACGAGTTACATTGAATGTGAAGATCTATTTAACAATATTAACGTAGGGAGATTAGAGAAATTGGGTTTAAAAGAACTAGAAATGGAAAATAATAGGTTTATTGTTCTTTGGTCAGAGTCAGAAAGTTGTAGGTTTGCAGCGGGCGTACGTCTTGATACAAATAACATTATGTTTAATTATATTTCCTTAAATTCAATAGTAAAATATACTGTAAGTGCTTGTTTTGAACCATGGTTTTTAGGTGATGATTATGTTGACTTTTTTGTTGATGGTAGGGCGGGGCTTATTAGATCGATTATGAAACCTCAGGTAAAGATTGAGGGTCTTCTTGAGCCCGATGAGGTATTTAGGTATAAGTACTTTAAGATGATGGAGGGTGCATATGGGGGTATTAAGGGTATTGAGTTGATTAGGGATTTCCTCAATGAGCTTGGTGTTAGGGATATTAAGGTGGAGTTTGAGAGGGGCTTATATGTGCCCTATGTGGTCACGTGGAATGGTTACGTAATACCGCTTGATATAGCGCCTTCTGGGGTTAGGGAATCACTTTTGCCAGTATTATCCTTAATTAATGGTGAGAGTAGGGTTGTGATTATTGAAGAGCCGGAGGCTCATCTTCATCCCAGGGCTATTACCAGGTTGGCTAGGGTTATTGCCAGGGCGGTTAACAGGGGTAAGTGGGTAATACTATCGACTCACAGTGATTACCTGCTCTACGGGTTGAGCAACCTTATTGAGGCTAGTGGACTCAGTGATGAGGAACTGAAGAGGCGTGGGTTGGACAGGAGCGATGTGTTAAGCCCGGATAAGGTTGCCGTGTACCTGGTCAAGGCTGAGCCGGAGAAGAGCGCCTCGGTTCTTGAGAGGATTCCCGTGAGCATTGATGGTATTGAGGAGGAGGAATTCAGTAAGGTGGCCACGGAGCTGGCTGAGGAATCCTCACTCATCAGAAGTATGAAGGCGAGGAGTTAA
- a CDS encoding PaREP1 family protein has product MLETRYETELALRFLEAGLYRNTAGKAFQAWKALLATLAISYADELARRFKGLEGLGMVRGLVCRTSSGVHAHGLHAGRGQGPGTNNG; this is encoded by the coding sequence ATGTTGGAGACTAGGTATGAGACCGAGCTTGCATTGAGGTTCCTTGAGGCTGGTCTGTATAGGAATACCGCTGGTAAGGCGTTTCAGGCATGGAAGGCCTTGTTGGCTACGTTGGCCATTAGCTATGCCGATGAACTAGCCAGGAGGTTTAAGGGGTTAGAAGGACTAGGGATGGTAAGAGGGTTAGTTTGTCGGACTTCTAGTGGCGTTCATGCTCACGGACTACATGCTGGCCGTGGCCAAGGCCCTGGAACAAATAACGGATAA
- a CDS encoding H+transporting two-sector ATPase subunit C, translated as MVGRRFVRALVIAVLVLSLAALVVHAQASDQAQVMAARALAAGIGFGLAALGAGIGIGIAGAASVSALVERRELFALYLVFVALAEAIAIYGLVVLFILY; from the coding sequence ATGGTGGGTAGGAGGTTTGTTAGGGCCTTGGTAATAGCGGTGTTGGTGCTTAGTCTTGCAGCTTTAGTTGTTCATGCGCAGGCGAGTGATCAGGCGCAGGTCATGGCTGCCAGGGCTTTAGCGGCTGGTATTGGATTTGGACTTGCAGCCCTCGGCGCTGGCATTGGTATCGGCATTGCTGGTGCCGCCTCGGTAAGCGCCTTAGTTGAGAGGAGGGAGTTATTCGCGCTTTACTTAGTATTCGTCGCGTTGGCAGAGGCAATTGCAATCTATGGTCTCGTAGTCCTCTTCATACTATACTAA